A window of the Fuscovulum sp. genome harbors these coding sequences:
- a CDS encoding peptidoglycan -binding protein codes for MALRSRRDSSIIWPGFVDAVTTLLMVMMFVLTIFTVMQVVLRDTITTQSNELDSLTDQIAQLADQLGLERQRAAGLETQVGQLTASLTAAEAEGERQATLITTLTGQLSTAQGALADAQGRIASFEAQVASLLAERDAARGQVTDLTASVQELEDAQKRLISEQEAMQLALAKARDEVDANAEAARLMAARRAAVEALIASLQSRAQGAEAQLSEAEAARLVDAAALEELRDRLNGADDELAAMTLALEEQRKRAEETLTLLAAAQTDAARAVEGQDSRDAALVAAERALTEEQSKSLEAERKVALLNEQIGALRSQLAQLQSILDESAARDEAAQVQMESLGTQLNAALAQVAAEQRRRAELEAAEAARLAAENADLARYRSEFFGKLSELLDGREGVRVVGDRFLFSSEVLFQPGAAELAPEGQAQIAGVVEILNEIRGDIPPEIDWIIRVDGHTDDVPLSGAGEFSDNWELSQGRALSVVRYMQESLGFPPERLAATGFGEYRPVAAGDDAAARAQNRRIELKLTER; via the coding sequence ATGGCCCTGCGCAGCCGCCGCGATTCATCCATCATCTGGCCGGGCTTTGTGGATGCGGTGACGACGCTGCTGATGGTGATGATGTTCGTGCTGACCATCTTTACCGTGATGCAGGTGGTGTTGCGCGATACGATCACCACGCAATCGAATGAGCTGGACAGCCTGACAGACCAGATCGCGCAACTGGCCGATCAGCTGGGGCTGGAACGCCAGCGCGCGGCGGGGTTGGAAACGCAGGTGGGGCAGTTGACCGCCTCGCTCACCGCCGCCGAGGCAGAGGGGGAGCGGCAGGCAACGCTGATCACCACCCTGACGGGGCAGTTGTCCACCGCGCAGGGTGCACTGGCCGATGCGCAGGGGCGGATCGCGAGTTTCGAGGCGCAGGTGGCATCGCTGCTGGCCGAACGCGATGCGGCGCGGGGGCAGGTGACGGACCTGACCGCCTCTGTCCAAGAGCTTGAAGATGCGCAGAAAAGGCTGATTTCCGAGCAAGAGGCGATGCAGCTTGCGCTGGCCAAGGCGCGCGATGAGGTGGATGCCAATGCCGAAGCGGCCCGTCTGATGGCGGCGCGGCGGGCGGCGGTCGAGGCACTGATCGCCAGCCTGCAAAGCCGGGCGCAGGGGGCCGAGGCGCAACTGTCCGAGGCGGAAGCCGCGCGTCTGGTAGATGCGGCGGCGTTGGAGGAATTGCGCGATCGGCTGAACGGCGCGGATGACGAATTGGCGGCGATGACGCTGGCGCTGGAAGAACAGAGGAAGCGCGCGGAGGAGACACTGACGCTGTTGGCCGCCGCGCAGACCGATGCGGCGCGGGCGGTCGAAGGGCAGGATTCGCGCGATGCGGCGCTGGTGGCGGCAGAGCGCGCGCTGACCGAGGAGCAATCCAAGTCATTGGAAGCAGAGCGGAAAGTGGCACTGCTGAACGAACAGATCGGGGCGCTGCGGTCGCAACTGGCACAGTTGCAATCCATCCTGGACGAGAGCGCGGCGCGGGATGAGGCGGCGCAGGTGCAGATGGAATCGCTGGGCACGCAATTGAACGCGGCCTTGGCGCAGGTGGCGGCAGAGCAGCGGCGGCGGGCAGAGCTGGAAGCGGCCGAGGCGGCGCGGCTGGCGGCGGAAAATGCCGATCTGGCGCGGTATCGGTCAGAGTTCTTTGGCAAGCTGTCGGAACTGCTGGACGGGCGCGAAGGCGTGCGGGTGGTGGGCGACCGCTTCCTGTTCTCTAGCGAGGTGCTGTTCCAGCCCGGCGCGGCGGAACTGGCCCCCGAAGGGCAGGCACAGATTGCCGGGGTGGTGGAAATCCTGAATGAAATCAGGGGGGATATCCCGCCCGAGATCGACTGGATCATCCGCGTGGACGGCCATACCGACGATGTGCCGCTGTCGGGTGCGGGGGAGTTCAGCGACAACTGGGAACTGTCGCAAGGGCGCGCGCTGTCGGTTGTGCGCTACATGCAGGAAAGCCTTGGCTTCCCGCCCGAGCGTCTGGCGGCGACGGGGTTTGGCGAATACCGGCCCGTGGCGGCGGGCGACGATGCGGCGGCGCGGGCGCAGAACCGGCGGATCGAATTGAAGCTGACCGAGCGTTAA
- a CDS encoding M23 family metallopeptidase, whose amino-acid sequence MIRHAAIVTLALAVPAGAFDFGQPIACTLGVDCHIQNHFDRDPGPGMADVACGHLTYNGHDGTDFALPTLAAMQAGVAVLAAAPGTVRGIRDGMPDIAISDPAAPALQGRDCGNGIAIDHGDGWETQYCHLKQGSLRLQPGDRVEAGQEIGLVGLSGNTEFPHVHLAIRKDGVELDPFAPDAAATCGAPADDPLWADPIAYDPFGFTATGFATAIPEFSAIKAGLPSPAALPTDAPALVIWAAYFGPHAGDQLTLSITGPQGEVISQTIAIDRTQALAFRAIGKRLPPGGWPAGDYSGAVVMMRGADELGREAITITLTP is encoded by the coding sequence ATGATCCGCCACGCGGCAATCGTGACATTGGCCCTCGCCGTTCCGGCGGGGGCCTTTGACTTTGGCCAACCCATCGCCTGCACCCTTGGGGTGGATTGCCATATCCAGAACCATTTCGACCGCGATCCCGGCCCCGGCATGGCGGATGTGGCTTGCGGCCACCTTACCTATAATGGCCATGACGGCACCGATTTCGCCCTGCCCACATTGGCCGCCATGCAGGCGGGCGTGGCGGTGCTGGCCGCCGCCCCCGGCACCGTGCGCGGCATCCGCGACGGGATGCCCGATATCGCCATCTCCGACCCCGCCGCCCCCGCCTTGCAGGGCCGCGATTGCGGCAATGGCATCGCTATCGACCATGGCGATGGCTGGGAAACCCAGTATTGCCACCTGAAACAGGGCAGCCTGCGCCTGCAACCCGGCGATAGGGTGGAAGCAGGGCAGGAAATCGGCCTTGTCGGCCTGTCGGGCAACACGGAATTTCCCCATGTCCATCTGGCGATCCGCAAGGATGGGGTGGAACTTGATCCCTTTGCCCCCGACGCCGCCGCCACCTGCGGCGCACCTGCCGATGATCCGCTCTGGGCAGACCCCATCGCCTATGATCCTTTCGGCTTTACCGCCACTGGCTTCGCCACCGCCATCCCCGAGTTTTCAGCGATCAAGGCAGGCCTCCCCTCCCCCGCCGCCCTGCCCACCGACGCCCCCGCTCTGGTGATCTGGGCCGCCTATTTCGGCCCCCACGCGGGCGACCAACTCACGCTTTCGATAACCGGCCCGCAAGGCGAGGTGATAAGCCAGACCATCGCCATAGACCGCACCCAGGCCCTCGCCTTCCGCGCCATCGGCAAACGCCTGCCCCCCGGCGGCTGGCCTGCGGGGGATTACAGCGGCGCGGTGGTGATGATGCGCGGTGCCGATGAACTGGGCCGTGAAGCGATCACGATCACCCTCACACCCTGA
- the clpA gene encoding ATP-dependent Clp protease ATP-binding subunit ClpA, which translates to MPSFSTTLEQAIHGALALANARRHELATLEHLLLALIDEPDAARVMKACSVNLDDLRKTLVDFIDDDLSTLVTDVEGSEAVPTAAFQRVIQRAAIHVQSSGRTEVTGANVLVAIFAERESNAAYFLQEQDMTRYDAVNFIAHGVAKDPSYGESRPVSGADEERHETPKAEAGEAKESALSKYCVDLNVKALKGDVDPLIGREAEVERAIQVLCRRRKNNPLLVGDPGVGKTAIAEGLAWKIVKKEVPEVLAHATIYSLDMGALLAGTRYRGDFEERLKAVVKEMEDHPDGILFIDEIHTVIGAGATSGGAMDASNLLKPALQGGKLRTMGSTTYKEFRQHFEKDRALSRRFQKIDVNEPSVPDAIKILMGLKPHFEEHHDLRYTADAIKAAVELAARYINDRKLPDSAIDVIDEAGAAQHLLPEGKKRKTLGTKEIEAVVAKIARIPPKNVSKDDAETLRDLEKTLKRVVFGQDKAVEALCSSIKLARAGLREPEKPIGNYLFAGPTGVGKTEVAKQLASSLGVELLRFDMSEYMEKHAVSRLIGAPPGYVGFDQGGMLTDGVDQHPHCVLLLDEMEKAHPDVYNILLQVMDHGKLTDHNGRSVDFRNVILIMTSNAGASDMAKAAIGFGRERRTGEDTAALERIFTPEFRNRLDAVISFAPLGKEVILQVVEKFVLQLEAQLLDRNVHIELTPEAALWLGDKGYDDKMGARPLGRVIQEYIKKPLAEELLFGKLTKGGVVRVAVKDDAIDLQVQEPQKPRLTGQKPPLLTAE; encoded by the coding sequence GTGCCATCGTTTTCAACGACTCTCGAGCAGGCCATCCACGGCGCCCTGGCCCTTGCCAATGCCCGCCGCCACGAACTCGCCACGCTGGAACATCTTCTGCTGGCGCTGATCGACGAACCCGACGCCGCCCGCGTGATGAAGGCGTGTTCGGTCAATCTCGATGACCTGCGCAAGACGCTTGTCGATTTCATCGACGACGATCTGTCGACGCTGGTCACCGATGTCGAAGGGTCCGAGGCTGTGCCAACAGCCGCCTTCCAGCGCGTCATCCAGCGCGCGGCGATCCACGTCCAATCCTCCGGCCGGACCGAAGTGACAGGGGCCAATGTCCTCGTCGCCATCTTCGCCGAACGCGAAAGCAACGCGGCCTACTTCCTGCAAGAACAGGACATGACGCGCTATGACGCGGTCAACTTCATCGCGCATGGCGTGGCGAAAGACCCGTCCTATGGCGAAAGCCGCCCTGTTTCCGGCGCCGATGAAGAACGCCACGAAACCCCCAAGGCCGAAGCCGGCGAGGCGAAGGAATCCGCCCTCTCCAAATATTGCGTCGACCTGAACGTGAAGGCCCTCAAGGGCGACGTCGACCCCCTGATCGGGCGTGAGGCCGAGGTGGAGCGCGCCATTCAGGTGCTCTGCCGCCGCCGCAAGAACAACCCGCTTCTGGTGGGCGATCCCGGCGTGGGCAAGACGGCCATCGCCGAAGGTCTGGCGTGGAAGATCGTCAAGAAAGAAGTGCCCGAGGTTCTGGCCCATGCCACGATCTACAGCCTCGATATGGGCGCGCTGCTGGCAGGCACCCGCTATCGCGGTGATTTCGAAGAACGCCTGAAGGCCGTGGTCAAAGAGATGGAGGATCACCCCGACGGCATCCTCTTCATCGACGAGATTCACACCGTGATCGGTGCAGGTGCCACCTCCGGCGGCGCAATGGATGCCTCCAACCTGCTGAAGCCCGCGCTTCAGGGCGGCAAACTGCGCACCATGGGTTCGACCACCTATAAGGAATTCCGTCAGCACTTCGAAAAGGACCGCGCCCTGTCGCGCCGGTTCCAGAAGATTGACGTGAACGAACCTTCGGTGCCGGACGCCATCAAGATCCTGATGGGCCTCAAGCCGCATTTCGAAGAACACCACGACCTGCGCTACACCGCCGATGCCATCAAGGCGGCGGTGGAACTTGCCGCACGCTACATCAATGACCGCAAGCTTCCCGACAGCGCCATTGACGTGATCGACGAAGCCGGTGCCGCACAGCACCTGCTCCCCGAAGGCAAAAAGCGCAAGACGCTGGGCACCAAAGAGATTGAGGCCGTGGTCGCCAAGATCGCCCGCATCCCGCCGAAAAACGTGTCCAAGGACGATGCCGAAACCCTGCGCGACCTTGAGAAAACCCTCAAGCGCGTGGTCTTCGGCCAGGACAAGGCCGTCGAGGCCCTGTGTTCCTCGATCAAGCTCGCCCGCGCGGGCCTGCGCGAACCGGAAAAGCCCATCGGCAACTACCTGTTCGCTGGCCCCACCGGCGTCGGCAAAACCGAGGTGGCCAAGCAACTGGCATCCTCGCTGGGCGTGGAACTGCTGCGTTTCGACATGTCGGAATACATGGAGAAGCACGCGGTTTCCCGCCTGATCGGCGCACCTCCGGGCTATGTCGGCTTCGATCAGGGCGGCATGCTCACCGATGGCGTCGACCAGCACCCGCATTGCGTGCTGCTGCTCGACGAAATGGAAAAGGCCCACCCGGATGTCTACAACATCCTGTTGCAGGTCATGGATCACGGCAAACTGACCGATCACAACGGCCGGTCCGTCGATTTCCGCAACGTGATCCTGATCATGACCTCCAACGCAGGCGCGTCGGACATGGCAAAGGCCGCCATCGGCTTTGGCCGCGAACGCCGCACGGGCGAAGACACCGCCGCACTGGAACGGATCTTCACCCCCGAATTCCGCAACCGTCTGGATGCGGTGATCAGCTTTGCCCCGCTGGGCAAGGAAGTCATCCTTCAGGTGGTCGAGAAATTCGTGTTGCAGCTTGAGGCACAGCTTCTGGATCGGAACGTTCACATCGAACTTACCCCCGAAGCCGCGCTTTGGCTGGGCGACAAGGGCTATGATGACAAGATGGGTGCGCGCCCGCTGGGCCGCGTGATCCAGGAATACATCAAAAAGCCGCTGGCCGAAGAACTGCTGTTCGGCAAGCTGACCAAGGGCGGTGTCGTCCGCGTGGCGGTCAAGGATGATGCGATCGACCTGCAGGTGCAGGAACCGCAGAAGCCCCGCCTCACGGGCCAGAAACCGCCGCTGCTCACGGCGGAATGA
- the gloB gene encoding hydroxyacylglutathione hydrolase — protein MPLELVTIPCLSDNYAYLIHDPETGATAVVDVPDAAPILAALGERGWALTDIWLTHHHSDHIQGVADLRAATGARVTGAAADSHRLPPLDHALPDEASFPFGGHPVHAFPVPGHTIGHIAFHIPAAALAFTGDSLMSAGCGRLFEGTPAQMHASLTRLAALPPQTLICSGHEYTASNIRFALTLEPGNAALISRSNRVSVARGEDRPTVPVALSEELETNPFLRAHLPDLKAAIGQPNASAEAAFAEIRARKDRF, from the coding sequence ATGCCGCTCGAACTCGTCACCATCCCCTGCCTGTCGGACAACTACGCCTATCTGATCCACGATCCCGAAACCGGCGCAACGGCGGTGGTCGATGTCCCCGATGCCGCGCCGATCCTCGCTGCCCTGGGGGAACGCGGCTGGGCCCTCACCGACATCTGGCTCACCCATCACCATTCCGATCACATCCAGGGCGTGGCCGACCTGCGCGCCGCCACGGGCGCGCGCGTCACCGGGGCGGCTGCGGATTCCCACCGCCTGCCCCCGCTTGATCACGCCCTGCCGGATGAGGCGAGCTTCCCCTTCGGCGGCCATCCCGTCCACGCCTTCCCCGTTCCCGGCCACACCATTGGCCACATCGCCTTTCACATCCCCGCTGCCGCCCTTGCCTTCACCGGCGACAGCCTGATGTCCGCCGGCTGCGGCCGCCTGTTTGAAGGCACGCCCGCCCAGATGCACGCCTCGCTGACCCGCCTCGCCGCGCTGCCACCACAAACGCTCATCTGCTCGGGCCACGAATACACCGCCTCCAACATCCGTTTCGCCCTGACCCTTGAACCCGGCAACGCCGCGCTTATCTCCAGAAGCAATCGGGTGTCAGTGGCGCGCGGAGAAGACCGTCCCACCGTCCCCGTCGCTCTTTCCGAAGAACTGGAAACCAACCCCTTCCTGCGTGCGCATCTGCCCGACCTGAAAGCCGCGATTGGCCAGCCAAATGCCAGCGCTGAAGCCGCTTTCGCCGAAATCCGCGCCCGCAAGGACAGGTTCTGA